A genomic window from Lotus japonicus ecotype B-129 chromosome 1, LjGifu_v1.2 includes:
- the LOC130731399 gene encoding E3 ubiquitin-protein ligase SINAT3-like gives MESISIDSTVTMMEEDEHPHQFSSTSKLHNIGPATTSVHDLLECPVCTNSMYPPIHQCHNGHTLCSTCKTRVHNRCPTCRQELGDIRCLALEKIAESLELPCRYISLGCPEIFPYYSKLKHEAVCNFRPYNCPYAGSDCSVVGDIPYLVGHLRDDHRVDMHSGCTFNHRYVKSNPMEVENATWMLTVFHCFGQYFCLHFEAFQLGTAPVYMAFLRFMGDEREARNYSYSLEVGGNGRKLTFEGSPRSIRDSHKKVRDSHDGLIIYRNMALFFSGGDRKELKLRVTGRIWKEQQNPEGGVCMPNLCS, from the exons ATGGAATCAATTAGCATTGATAGCACTGTGACTATGATGGAAGAAGATGAGCATCCTCATCAGTTTTCTTCAACCTCCAAGCTACATAACATTGGTCCTGCCACCACCAGTGTTCATGACCTTCTTGAATGCCCCGTTTGCACAAATTCGATGTACCCTCCAATCCATCAG TGTCACAATGGACACACCCTTTGTTCAACATGTAAGACAAGGGTGCACAACCGATGCCCAACTTGCAGGCAGGAGCTCGGTGATATCAGGTGTCTGGCACTGGAGAAGATAGCAGAGTCACTGGAACTGCCTTGCAGATACATCTCTCTTGGGTGTCCAGAGATATTTCCCTACTACAGCAAGCTCAAACACGAGGCTGTTTGTAACTTCAGACCGTACAACTGCCCTTATGCCGGATCAGACTGCTCTGTTGTTGGTGATATTCCATACCTTGTTGGTCATTTAAGGGATGACCACAGGGTTGATATGCATTCTGGATGCACTTTTAACCATCGTTATGTCAAGTCCAATCCCATGGAAGTAGAAAATGCTACATGGATGCTAACG GTTTTCCATTGCTTTGGTCAGTATTTTTGCCTCCATTTTGAAGCCTTCCAGCTCGGTACAGCTCCTGTTTACATGGCATTCCTTCGGTTCATGGGAGACGAAAGAGAGGCCCGGAACTACAGCTATAGCTTGGAGGTTGGAGGCAATGGACGTAAACTTACTTTTGAGGGGAGTCCAAGAAGCATTAGAGATAGCCATAAGAAAGTGAGAGACAGTCATGATGGCCTCATCATATACCGTAACATGGCACTTTTCTTCTCAGGTGGGGACAGGAAAGAGTTGAAGTTACGAGTAACAGGAAGGATATGGAAAGAACAGCAAAACCCTGAAGGTGGAGTTTGCATGCCCAACCTGTGTAGCTAG
- the LOC130731398 gene encoding phosphatidylinositol 4-kinase gamma 4-like has protein sequence MSSAGVTTLCPLAIEPLLSPKAYPFPSHLSLEDHSIFIYLSYSGSMTPIRVMEWDTIESVKFKIQRCDSIPFLTNKQKLVYAGRELARSDTLLKDYGVTDGNVLHLIIKLSDLQVINVKTSSGKEFTFQVERGKDVGYVKQRIANREKQFDDPEEQEIECDGEQLEDQLLINDIRCNHNDAVLHLFVRKKHAKVQRRPLELSIVATNLSDKNKNDVDGYAYEVGKEDAIRKSDAIQRALPRKPPDRDFILEPIIVNPKVEYASVILNMVKSSYDGLDSGKYPIRSAEGTGGAYFMLDSTGQKYVSVFKPIDEEPMAVNNPRGLPFSLDGEGLKKGTIVGQGAFREVAAYVLDHPISGRLTLFGDEKGFAGVPPTLMVKCLHKGFNHSGDLAAKIGSMQMFVDNNGSCEDMGPGAFPVKEVHKITVLDIRLANADRHAGNILLSTEEDKDQSVLIPIDHGYCLPTSFEDCTFEWLYWPQARQPYSPETIDYIKSLDAEEDISLLKFHGWDLPVECARILRISTMLLKKGVERGLTPYAIGSLMCRESLNKESVIEEIVQAALDSVLPGTSEATLLDAVSQIIDQRLDEIAGSLLQLELNSAKIEGI, from the exons ATGTCGTCCGCGGGTGTAACCACTCTTTGTCCTCTTGCCATTGAGCCATTGTTGTCTCCAAAGGCATATCCATTCCCATCACATTTGTCTTTGGAGGATCATTCCATTTTCATATATTTGTCATATTCGGGCTCGATGACGCCGATACGTGTTATGGAGTGGGATACCATTGAGTCTGTAAAATTTAAAATCCAAAGGTGTGATAGCATTCCATTCTTGACAAACAAGCAGAAGTTGGTTTATGCTGGCCGAGAGCTGGCGCGGAGTGATACTCTGCTCAAGGACTATGGGGTAACAGATGGGAATGTTTTGCATTTGATAATCAAATTGTCAGATCTTCAGGTCATCAATGTGAAGACTTCTAGTGGGAAGGAATTCACGTTTCAGGTCGAACGGGGTAAGGATGTCGGGTACGTGAAGCAACGGATTGCCAATAGGGAGAAACAATTTGATGATCCAGAGGAGCAGGAAATCGAATGTGATGGGGAACAGCTTGAGGACCAGTTGCTTATCAATGATATCCGCTGCAACCATAATGATGCGGTGCTACATCTGTTTGTTAGAAAGAAGCATGCGAAAGTTCAGAGAAGACCCCTTGAGTTGTCCATTGTAGCAACGAATTTGTCTGATAAGAACAAAAATGATGTTGATGGATATGCTTATGAAGTTGGTAAAGAAGATGCTATTAGGAAGTCTGATGCAATTCAAAGGGCTCTGCCAAGAAAGCCTCCTGATAGAGATTTCATTTTGGAGCCTATTATTGTTAACCCTAAAGTTGAATATGCTTCCGTGATTTTGAATATGGTAAAGTCTTCATATGATGGACTAGATAGCGGAAAATATCCTATCAGGTCCGCAGAGGGTACAGGGGGAGCTTACTTTATGCTAGATTCAACCGGGCAAAAGTATGTTTCTGTTTTTAAACCTATTGATGAAGAGCCAATGGCTGTGAATAACCCTCGAGGTCTTCCTTTTTCATTAGATGGTGAAGGGTTGAAGAAGGGTACAATAGTTGGACAAGGAGCATTCAGGGAAGTTGCTGCTTATGTTTTGGATCATCCAATTAGTGGGCGCCTCACGTTATTTGGTGATGAGAAGGGCTTTGCTGGTGTTCCCCCAACATTGATGGTTAAGTGCTTGCATAAAGGGTTTAACCATTCAGGAGACTTGGCTGCTAAGATTGGCTCCATGCAGATGTTCGTGGACAATAATGGAAGCTGTGAAGATATGGGCCCTGGGGCTTTTCCAGTAAAGGAAGTTCATAAAATTACTGTATTGGACATAAGACTAGCAAATGCAGATAGGCATGCTGGGAATATTTTGCTCAGCACAGAGGAGGACAAGGACCAATCTGTTTTGATTCCAATTGATCATGGATACTGCTTGCCCACAAGC TTTGAAGATTGCACCTTTGAATGGCTTTACTGGCCCCAAGCTCGGCAGCCGTACTCCCCTGAAACTATTGACTACATAAAGTCACTGGATGCTGAAGAAGATATCTCCCTTTTGAAATTTCATGGTTGGGATCTGCCAGTTGAATGTGCTCGTATTCTTAGAATCTCAACCATGCTTTTGAAGAAAGGGGTAGAGAGAGGATTGACCCCTTATGCCATTGGAAGCCTCATGTGCCGAGAATCCTTGAACAAGGAATCTGTGATAGAGGAAATAGTTCAAGCAGCGCTGGATTCTGTTCTTCCTGGCACAAGTGAAGCGACATTGCTGGATGCtgtttcccaaatcatagaccAGCGCCTTGATGAGATTGCCGGCTCTCTTTTACAACTAGAATTGAATTCTGCAAAAATAGAAGGTATATGA